The following proteins come from a genomic window of Winogradskyella sp. PC-19:
- a CDS encoding DUF1835 domain-containing protein yields MSKTILHITNGDSLTDYLRELDYKEDILTWREMLCEGPTVPLIDSEDFFNLRKAFLSHYYNINPSDYNLRESLQILDNSDKYDEIHLWFEYDLFCHINLIAVISLLHQKEINIPLYLVCSGRVDGEKYLMGLGELNPQQLRKHHDNRVLLTNDDIDLAVALWRTYCCKDHNIFKPYITQNSSFKYLTNCLKAHLKRFPNQKTGLCIIEENILKLIKDKDINSEHHLLGYCLNYQGYYGFGDSQFRRMIAKLSDFFEEKDNQLQLTRKGHEALIGEVNFSKSINNDIDYGGISRLDYQFNISENKLIKTVSNVN; encoded by the coding sequence ATGTCTAAAACAATTCTACATATTACAAACGGTGATAGCCTTACTGATTATCTAAGAGAATTAGATTATAAAGAAGACATATTGACTTGGCGAGAAATGCTATGTGAAGGTCCAACAGTTCCACTTATAGATTCTGAAGATTTTTTTAATCTGAGAAAAGCCTTTTTATCTCATTATTATAACATAAATCCTAGTGATTATAATTTAAGAGAATCTTTACAAATACTTGATAATAGCGATAAATATGACGAGATTCACTTATGGTTTGAATACGATTTATTTTGCCATATAAATTTAATAGCAGTCATTAGCTTACTACATCAAAAAGAGATTAACATACCTCTCTACTTAGTTTGTAGTGGACGTGTAGATGGAGAAAAATATTTAATGGGTTTGGGTGAATTAAATCCTCAACAGCTACGAAAACACCATGATAATCGTGTGCTTTTAACAAATGATGATATTGACTTAGCAGTAGCATTATGGCGTACCTATTGTTGTAAAGACCATAATATTTTTAAACCATATATAACTCAAAATTCTAGTTTTAAATATTTAACCAATTGTTTAAAAGCGCATCTAAAACGTTTTCCGAATCAAAAAACAGGACTTTGTATTATTGAAGAGAATATTTTAAAATTAATTAAAGATAAAGACATTAATTCTGAACATCATTTATTAGGCTATTGCCTAAATTATCAGGGCTATTATGGTTTTGGTGATTCACAATTCAGGAGAATGATAGCCAAACTCTCTGACTTCTTTGAAGAAAAAGATAATCAATTACAGTTAACAAGAAAAGGTCATGAAGCATTGATTGGAGAAGTCAATTTTTCCAAATCTATAAATAATGATATAGATTACGGAGGTATATCTCGCTTAGATTATCAATTCAATATTTCAGAAAATAAACTTATAAAAACAGTATCTAATGTCAATTAA
- a CDS encoding isopenicillin N synthase family dioxygenase, with protein MDRIPSVDLKDFLSDDPNRKQKFINEIGKAYEDIGFVALKGHFLDDKLVDSLYTEVKNFFDLPVEKKREYEIEGIGGQRGYISFGKESAKGKKEGDLKEFWHFGQYVEDDEERRKEYPENVEVKELPEFNKVGKQTYAKLEETAKYVLRALALFVGLEETYFDNYIHNGNSILRPIHYPPIIDEPKNAVRAAAHGDINLITLLMGAQGRGLQVQNHDGEWLDAIAEPDELMINVGDMLSRHTNNKLKSTIHRVVNPPRELWGTSRYSIPFFMHPISEMKLDVLESCIDENNPKQFEDITAGEFLNERLIELGLKK; from the coding sequence ATGGACAGAATACCTAGTGTAGACCTCAAGGATTTTTTATCTGATGACCCTAATAGAAAACAAAAATTTATTAATGAAATAGGAAAAGCTTATGAGGACATAGGTTTTGTGGCATTAAAAGGTCATTTTTTAGACGACAAGCTTGTAGATAGCCTTTACACCGAAGTCAAAAACTTTTTTGATTTACCTGTAGAAAAGAAGCGCGAATACGAAATTGAAGGCATTGGTGGACAACGAGGTTATATTTCATTCGGAAAAGAAAGCGCAAAAGGTAAAAAAGAAGGCGATTTAAAAGAATTTTGGCACTTTGGTCAATACGTTGAAGATGATGAAGAACGTCGCAAAGAATATCCTGAAAATGTTGAAGTTAAAGAACTTCCAGAATTTAATAAAGTTGGCAAACAAACCTATGCTAAGCTTGAAGAAACAGCCAAATACGTATTACGTGCTTTAGCTTTATTTGTCGGTTTAGAAGAAACATATTTTGATAATTATATTCATAACGGAAATTCTATATTAAGACCAATTCATTATCCACCAATTATAGATGAACCTAAAAATGCTGTACGTGCAGCTGCTCATGGCGATATTAATTTAATTACGCTATTAATGGGTGCTCAAGGTCGTGGATTACAAGTACAAAATCATGATGGAGAATGGTTAGATGCCATTGCAGAGCCAGATGAATTAATGATTAATGTTGGTGATATGCTGTCTAGACACACCAATAATAAATTAAAATCTACAATACACCGTGTTGTAAATCCTCCAAGAGAATTGTGGGGCACATCGCGCTACTCTATTCCTTTCTTTATGCATCCTATAAGTGAAATGAAATTAGATGTCTTAGAAAGCTGTATTGATGAAAACAATCCAAAACAATTTGAAGATATTACTGCTGGTGAGTTTTTAAATGAACGTTTGATTGAACTTGGACTTAAAAAATAG
- a CDS encoding translation initiation factor, with amino-acid sequence MDLQDQLKNLFPDHTPEVSENETEENSDIWLQDDPIICKYEKRKGKPITILEGYNGATEDFKKLAKELKQKLSVGGSFKDDKIIIQGDYRDKIMAMLKEKGFNVKRVGG; translated from the coding sequence ATGGATTTACAAGACCAACTTAAAAACCTATTTCCTGACCATACACCAGAAGTTTCTGAGAATGAAACTGAGGAGAATTCAGATATTTGGTTACAAGACGACCCAATTATTTGTAAGTACGAAAAGCGTAAAGGAAAACCTATTACTATACTTGAAGGTTACAATGGAGCTACAGAAGATTTTAAAAAATTAGCAAAAGAACTTAAGCAAAAGCTCAGTGTTGGTGGTAGTTTTAAAGACGATAAAATAATTATTCAAGGCGATTATCGAGATAAAATTATGGCTATGCTGAAGGAAAAAGGCTTTAATGTAAAACGCGTTGGCGGTTAA
- a CDS encoding nucleoside phosphorylase, whose amino-acid sequence MSIKNSELILNPDGSVYHLNLKPEHISDTIIFVGDQDRVEKITKHFDSIEFTTQKREFKTQTGHYKGKRISVISTGIGPDNIDIVLNELDALVNIDLDTRKPKENLTSLNIIRIGTSGSLQKDVPVDSFLISTHGLDINGMLHFYQIEGISNPEIENEFIKHTNWDKNKARPIIINNSAYLQQFFESTDVHKGMTGTAGGFYGPQGRVLRLPLQDASLNNKLDNFSYKDYRITNFEMETSVIYGLSKLLGHEALSLNAIIANRANGTFSQNPKYTVEKLINYALDRIINL is encoded by the coding sequence ATGTCAATTAAAAACTCTGAACTTATATTAAATCCTGATGGTAGTGTATATCATCTCAACCTGAAGCCAGAGCATATTTCTGATACCATAATATTTGTTGGAGACCAAGATCGTGTCGAAAAAATTACTAAGCATTTTGATAGTATTGAGTTTACGACTCAAAAAAGAGAATTTAAGACGCAAACAGGTCACTATAAAGGCAAAAGAATTTCTGTAATTTCGACTGGTATTGGACCAGATAATATAGATATTGTACTAAATGAGCTTGATGCGCTTGTAAATATCGATTTAGATACCCGTAAGCCAAAAGAAAATCTAACGAGTTTAAATATAATAAGAATTGGTACTTCTGGTTCTTTACAAAAAGATGTGCCAGTAGACTCGTTTTTAATTAGTACACATGGTTTAGATATCAACGGTATGCTTCACTTCTATCAAATCGAAGGTATAAGTAATCCAGAAATTGAAAATGAATTTATTAAACACACCAATTGGGATAAAAATAAAGCCCGCCCAATAATCATTAATAATAGTGCTTATTTACAACAATTCTTCGAAAGTACAGATGTACATAAAGGTATGACTGGAACTGCTGGTGGTTTTTATGGACCACAAGGTCGCGTATTAAGATTGCCACTCCAAGATGCAAGTCTGAATAATAAACTAGATAATTTTAGTTATAAAGATTATAGAATTACCAATTTTGAAATGGAGACTTCTGTGATTTATGGACTATCAAAGCTTTTAGGTCACGAGGCTTTATCACTTAATGCCATTATTGCTAATAGAGCAAATGGTACGTTTAGCCAAAACCCAAAGTATACTGTAGAAAAACTTATTAATTATGCTTTAGATCGTATTATAAACTTATAA